The genomic stretch AGAATGCTTCACAGTACTACAAGTTTAGTCCAACAATTATAACTCTAAGCTACATTTTGATTTTGACTACTTTTCACCCAAAACATCGCAAGTCGGTACAGAATCATCATAAGTCGGTACATAAATGGAGTGCAGTTTAACACCTAACACCCCTCTACAAATGCTCATAATTCACTCTCAAGTTAAGCTAAATCATTTTTAAATTATAAGTAGTTACGACTTATAATATATGCACTTCTTTTAAAATGAATAAGTGAACTTGATTACATGGCAACTTCAGCTAAAAAAAATGCTAAGGCTAAACAAGAAACCACATCTACGAGTAACATCAAAAAACTTATTGGCTTAATTGACCAACTTGAAGAACATATTATTAAAAGACATAAATTTCCCTATGGTTTGCCATCAGCCTATGCCGAACACTACAAAGCTTATTTACCCGAACAAATGGAACCTATCAGTGAAGAAATGACGGATAATGACCGAAAGTGGTTTTATGAACAGCTTGACCAAGGTTTATTAGATGAATCGCTGGAACAATCTGAACTACGCAAACAAACTTGGAGATTACCCCCACCATTACTTCGAGGTAAATCGGAAATTTACATCTACATTCCCGAAGAGGACCGACTTGCCCGACACTATGGCGAAATCGCGACTGAAATTCGTAAATTCAAAAACTTGGTATCAACTAAAACCAGAATATTCAAAAAAACAGCACAACAAGCTGAGAAACATTTTGAAGAAGCATTTCGTCTCTACTCCAAACATTATGATTGTTCTTTCTATATCTACACGCTACCAGAAGATATCTATAAACAGATTAGACAATCTCAATTAGCCCGAAACAGCCATAAAAAATCCCAGAGGGTAAAAAAAACTTACCTCTCACTTGTTCAACGTTTTATTACCAGTAATCAAAAAACTTACTCAAGTATGGATACGGTTCTAGGAGCCATTGAGCAGCAAGCTATCTCAAAAATTCCAGAATACCTCACTCAAGAATACAATGCTGAAATAGAACATTGTTTACGAAAAAAAGAAGAAGCTGAATATTTTCTTTTTGCAGCTCGAAATGATCTATCTACAGCTGAAGTCAAAGAAATTGAAGAATATGGTAAAAAAACTGTAATCATACAAGCTCAGAACCGTGATCAACCCCTAACTTCTTTTGCAGGTCGCCCTATCGAACGTTATAAGGAAATAAGAGTATTTTATCAGAAAAAGATTTCTGACTTAGAAACTCAAAAAAGTAAAATTAGAGACTTCGACCAAAGATTAAAATTACTGAATGGAGCTAAATCTTGGTTAAAGGAAAGCGAACCAAGCCTATATAATGCGCTGAACATTTTTATAGAAAAGAAAGGTAGAAAACTTTAGAATTCCCCTCTCACCCCAATAAAAATCCGATCACTCACATAGTTTATTTAGAGCCTGTTAGTTCTACACTGACATGCTCTTAAAAAAAATTAATAAATTTTTAAAAGAGTAATAATTACAATGAAATTTCTATATTTTAAAGCTTTTAAAAATATAAATATCAGTAGCTTAAAGAAATTCTTCGCAGTTTTTTTTGGGGTGGTCAATTTTTTCTAGAATTCCCCTTATGCAATCAAGCATACAAAACTTGCTACATAAGGAACCAATATGACCAACTCAAACCTAAGCCAGCAACACATCAAATTAATAAGTACATTCAATTGGAAGCTTAGCAATTTACAGGTGTGGGTCAACCCAAAAATAACTCCACAAAGCCATTTAAATGCTGCGTAACGCGGGACATCGCAACCTTTAAAAAGTTCTCGTATTACCGTCATTTTTTGGTAGAGCATTCTCGAAGTAAAGGGCAATCGGCTTTTCGGCTTAAATACAATTAATAAGTAATATTAGATATATGTAATTATTCTGATAGATACTTATTGCCATAAGCAGTATGCCTTAGCAAATACTGCTTATGGATTAGATTGATTTGAATACACTCCAGATAGATTAGCCAATACCCACTCTACGCCTACCTCTAATGGACATGTCTAAACGATGTCCATAGGGAGAGCTTTTACCTCATGACGCCTGATACGTAATTAATTATTTGTATTGAGGTATATTATGAAATCTTTTAACGCTACAGCTAAACCTTCTCTTCCACCTATCGCACAGTTCTCAGGTGCAGATAGAGATGCATTCCTAGAACAGCTCAAAGAAGATTTTTCAACTTTTGAGTGGACAACAGAGAATGGTAATACTAAAACTTTCAAGACGAGTATAAACCACGAAGTTGAGAAAATGATCAGTCGTATTGAGTTGATCAAGTTTTTTCAGAAGCAGCGCCCTATCGCTATACTTACACCTATTAAGAGTTTTAAGGGTAAAGAGCAACTATGTGTTGAATATGCGAAGGATGTTCCTCTTTCGCTTAAGTGCCAGCTTACAACAATCTTTGTGTCTGCTCGCTCTGGCAATTATAAAATGGGCATTGAGTTACAAGCTTTTGAGGACACATTCTCAGAACTAACAAAGGAAGAACAATATGCCCTTTATGAGTTTGCTCTAATCAATCAGTGTTACACATCTGAACAAGCTCAGGCTTATGTTAGGGCTTTGATTAAATTTCAGAAGTTGTTTGCAGTAAGAATACAGAGTACCTCAATTCGTAAACAGCTTTCAAATCGTGCTAGTAATCGACGCCGTTCTAAAGAACGTTGTGTTCAGCTTGTTGATACGCTACTCAAGATCCATTCTCGAATCCTTGTTGTTCGAGTAGACCTAGGATTAATACGCGATCCAGCTAAGCTTCAACAGCTTGCTATCTCACCTAATTTTGCTCAGGTTGAACATGATAGTGGGTTTATACAAGAGTCTTTTATTCGGTTCTATGATGCATCTAAGCATAATCAGCTTAAGCATGCGCTCGGGTATATCCTGCGTATTGAACACACCCCGACTAAGGGATTTCATGGACATCTTTATTACTTCTTCAATGCCAATGACCATCGTGAGGACATCACGTGGGGACAATATATTGCTGAGAAATGGAAGGTTGCTACAAACAATCTTGGGACTGCTTTTATCTGCAATATGAAGAAAGATGAGTACCGCTATCGTGCCTTAGGCATTTTGGAGTATACCGACCATGAAATGCTTAAAAATCTCAAGGCTACGTTTGACTACATATGCAAAAATGATCAGTACTTCGCCTTTACTAATGGAGAACAAATTCGGAGCTTCCGAACAAGCCAAATACCCAAAGTACCTGATACTAAACTTGGACGCCCACGTAAGTTCGAACAACTTAACCTTCTAGACTCTGATCAATCAGATGATGCTCAAGTAGGAGGACAGTAACATGACTAAGTACGCATCAGATGCTTTACTTGCAGCTACACATTCGTCATGCAGCATTCAACCTATTTGGGCTTACGATCTGATTGGTTCTGAGAAGTCAGCAAAAGCTCTTGGGAGATCAAAAACTACGAGCATGTTTGCAAAACAAAATTCTCAAAATAGTAATCAGGCATTATCTCTCAGTAAACCTGTTGAGTTGATTAGATCAGCATATCCATTAGTGACAGGCTCCCCTGTCACTAATGGGATGTTATCTGTTCGACTAAAGCCAGAGAACGAATTGTTTATTCAGTTTATTAAACATATGGGGCCTATGCTTAATGGGGGGATTTACTGCCACGATCAGTATTTTTCTAATCAAATTACGGGCTACCAATATATGCTCAACACTAGGCAGTTTAGTGAGGATTTAACAGCTTGGAATACAGAACAAAGTCGTGCTGAAGAGTTATTTGATTCGACAATGAAGGTTCTATTCAGAGACTACGCAGGCTTCGAAACACATGAGCTATATTTGCCAATGCTATTTACGCTTTCAGCGAATACTCCAATGTATTCGAAACAACAATATTTAGATCAGCAGAAAAAAGAGATGATCGCCATTTTCCTTAATGAAGGTGGAAATAATGAAATTATTGCCGTATTTTCGAAATGGGAACTTACACCCCAAGGACAATTAGCACTTAGGCTGGTGTTTTTACTGGAACGCCAGTTCATAGATGATCCTGTTGGTTCTTCTGATGAAAATGCTTTCATTGCCTTACGAGGTAATCTGGAAGGCCTATTTAATTGCAAAGCATATCCTGTATCTATGCCATTAAACGGGTTTATGCAAACTAATCATTTTTTTAAAAGTGATCCAAGGTGCAAAGATCTTATTAAGCTGCTCAAAACGTACCTGATAGGCAGTGATGCAGTCCTTCGAATTTGGGATACACAGTCCAATTTTGATGTGTTGTATTCAAAGTTTAAAACTAACTAGTTAAGAGGCTATTTCACAATGGGTGCATTCCAGTTAAACACCGCTGATTACCTATTTATGAAATATCGCTCTATGACTGTCGAATTAATGAGCATAGTACAAGACTACTATCCTCACTTAAGCAAGGCAGAGGCGCTGAGAAAGGCAAATAATCAAGAGTTTCCTTTCTCTGTCTTTAAAATAGATTCAAGCAAACGCGCACCATTTCTGGTGCACGTTAAAGACTTGGCTGATATCTTAGATAAGAAGTATTCTGAAGCTGCTAAAGACTTTGCTACGTTTCATCAATGAGGCGTAGCACCTCTTCCAATTGAATTACATTTCGCCTTGACTTCACAGAAACATACCGCTGTAAGCTCCCCCAAGAATCATGCAAACTTACTTTCTGAATTTCAGGAATAGTAAAACTTTGTTCTGCAAGTCTCGTACAACCTTCATGTCTCAAATCATGAAAATGTAAATCCTCTATTCCCAATATTTTACATGCTTCGCGAAACTCTTTTCCTATGCTTTTGGGATTCAAAGGTAATAAGAGTTGTTCATCATATCCTAATCGAAGCATACGACTCCGCACTTCATTATCTAATAAAAGTTCAATTATTGTTTTACAAGGTTCCAACACATCAAAAGACTTGTGATTACCTTTAGAACCGTTCGGATTTTTCAAATCATGAACTTTCCATGAAGAGTTGTAAGAATCATAATCTTGCAGCCATAAGCGTGTTAACTCTGCTTCACGTCTACATGAAAAAATTGCGAACCAAATAATTAAATGCATTGGATACTTAGTACCGTATTTATTTAACTTCCAACGCTCAGCAAAAAGTTTTGTTAAAGCAATTAACTCTTCCTTTGTAGGAAGCCTATCTCTCACTTTACTAGACGAGATTTGACGAGTTTTTCTAAGCTGTGCTGTAGCTTTATCGAAGTTACTTAAATCAACTTCCATACCCCACATAACAGATGCATGAGATAGAACACCTCTAATATGTAAAAGCTCATGCTGCTGTGTACTTGTTGCAATAGGTTCTAAACCAAGATTAGGCACGCCTCTTCGTCTTAGAGCCACATGCTCAGCCAAATGTATCGAATGTATTTTTGTGATAATATTGCGCGCAATTGGCAACTTCTTAATTAAGAGTAGAGAATAGCGTTTCGTCCTGCCGTACTCGCTCCCAACTTCATCCAAATATTTATCTATGGCATCTGACAAAGTTAGATCAATCAGTTGTTCTTTGCCAAGTAAAATGTCTGGATTTTCTTGAATCTCAACTTCTCTTTTTTTAAGCCAGTTTTCTGCCACTTTTTTTGAATAAAATGTTTTGCTTTCAGAATAAGCAGGATAACCTTTTTTGTTGATCCGGATAGCAGCTCGGTAACTAACACTTCCATCTGCACTTTTTCTGGCAGTAATTGACCCCATAATTTTACACCATGAACCATTTTTTTCATTATGGTGTAAATTCTGGTGTAAATGCAAACCGATTAACGCAGCTAAACATGAGTTCCCACAGATTCAAACAGGTTGCAAAACACTGATTAAAGGTATGATTTTTAATGACTATTAACAAAACCATTGAAACTATTAAATCTCCAAGAATCAGTGTAGCCCCAATGATGGACTGGACAACGAAGGATTACCGATTCTTTGCACGGTTGTTTAACCCGAACGTTGTGCTTTATACAGAAATGGTGACTACGGGTGCAATCCTATTTGGCGATGCAAAACGCCATTTGGACTATAACGCTCAAGAACACCCTATCGTATTACAACTTGGTGGCTCAAATCCGCAAGAGCTTGCTACCTGCACAAAAATGGCTGAAGACTGGGGCTACGACGAAGTCAACCTGAATGTAGGCTGCCCAAGTGACCGCGTACAGAACAATAAAATCGGCGCGTGTTTAATGGCAGAGCCAGACTTGGTTGCTGAATGCATTCATACCATGCAAAAGGCAGTAAAGATTCCAGTAACGGTAAAACATCGTATTGGTATTGATGACATGCAGTCTTACGAAGAAATGCTACATTTCGTAGATACTGTCGCTGCAACAGGTTGTACTTATTTCGTTGTGCATGCCCGTATTGCTATTTTGAAAGGTTTGTCTCCAAAAGAAAATCGAGAAGTTCCTCCTTTACGCTACGAAGATGTATACCGCTTAAAGCAAGAACGTCCGCACCTAACCATTGAAATTAACGGCGGAATTAAAACTTTTGCCGAAACTCAAGCTCATTTACAACATGTTGATGGTGTCATGATTGGCCGTGAAGCCTACCATAACCCTTACCTACTTGCTGAGCTCGGCCAACTTTGGAATTTAGAAGCACCAGATCGATTCGATATTATGGAACAAATGCTGCCTTATATTGAGCAACGCATGGCTGAAGGTGCTCCCCTTTCAATCATTACACGTCATATTTTAGGTTTATTCCAAAACTTACCGGGTGCTCGTAAATGGCGTCAGGCGCTAAGTGGCGGAAACGCAAAAACTTTAGCCGATGTTGAAAATGCAATTCAGAACATGCGAGCAGCTATGATTCGCACTGAAGAGTATGTAAAAGAGCAGCAGGTTTAAGTTGGCGACGATTTCTTAAATTGTAAGAAAATGTGGCATTTTAAATCAGAGACTTAGATTTTGAGTATATTCGCAAATGTTGGAAAAAATATTCAAATTTAAGCTCTGATTAGTTATTTATTTATAATGATATCAATAATTTAAATTTCACAATTTTTGACCACCTCTTTTGATAAGTATATTTTCGCTCCAAAGCAGGCACCTCTGGAAAAAAGATACGTTATTACATAACATACACAAAACTTTTAAGATACGCCTATTAGTATCTCTGAACGCCACAGGTAGGTGGTGATTTTTTAATATGGACATGGGTAGCACGGTAGAGATTTCACGATGATTATTTATGACGGACAAGTAGCTGATAATTACATGTATCAGGATTCAAATCAGGCAGCCATTGTTGTATCGCACAGCACACCAAGCCTCCCTTATCCTTTCACCATGAAACCCAATAATCATCAAACTCAAACTTCAACCAACCCACCCATCGATGTAGAAAAGTTTGTAGAAAAATTAGAAAGCGTTACTTCTAGACGCAGTAAAGCTAGATGCGCACGTAGTATCCGTCTTGCACTCGAATCTGCTGGTGCTAATGTTGAAAACCATCCAATCGCAGCTTCAGATTGGGGCGATACTCTCAAAAAGATTGGCTATAAACAAATTGATCCAGCCTTTGATGAACCTCAAGAAGGTGACATTTACATCATTCACAGAACCCGCAACCACGTTTATGGACACATCGCAGGATATACAGGAAGTGAATGGGTCTCTGACTTCAAACAAAGTAGTTATGACGTTTATAAAGAAGATAACGTTACTTATACTTACTATAGATTAGCTGCCTAATCAATTTCCTCAAGTTGAAAAACTTGATGGATGCGTTCGGCACAATGCTGAATTATTTCATCATGATCTTTTCTATAGACCAAAACTACTTCCGAAAGTGATAGCTGATCGGTTAAAGGCAATAGTTTTACCTGAGCAGGCAAGATCTGCTGAAATTCTTTAGGCACAATACTTACACCAATATTTGCTGCCACAAGTTGTAACTGTGAAATCTTACGCGACTGGATTGGAGCTTTTTGTGGGGTAAATCCTGCGACTAAACATAGATTTGAGACCAAATAGCTTAATCCACCTCTTTTAGAATGGGGTGTAGAAACAAAGTATTCTTCTTTTAAATCTTTGACTTCGACCTTCTCTTTATTTGCAAATTTAGCATGATCAATGTGCACGGCCATCATTAAAGGTTCTTCATATAATTTAATAACATTGACGTCATCTAGTGTATGCCGAACTGGCGGTCTAATTAAACCAATATCAATCTCCCCATTCAGTAAAGCCAAAACTTGATGCTCAGATGACAACGTGTTTATCTCAAAGTTAATTTTTTGCTTTAAACTCATTTCTTTTAATATTTGAACCTTTTTATCATCCAGAACAATACTGCTCGAGTGAGCAATTTTAATCTGGCGATTTTTTCCTTCTGCAATATTCTTAGAAACTCCAATGATCTCATTTAAATAATGCATATTATCTTTTATTTTTTTATAGAAGACTTCTCCTGCCGCCGTGAGTTTTACTTTCTTATCAGTACGATCAAATAACTGAAAATCAATTTCTTCCTCTAATAGCTTCATTTGCCGACTTAAAGCAGACTGAGCAATAAATAGTTTCTCTGAAGCAGCGGTAAAGCTCCCTTCTTCAACAATTTTTATAAAATATTGAAATTGTTTTAATGTGAGCATAACCATCTCAAAATTAGATCATTAGGTCTATTTTCTATATTAGATTAGATAGATAGCCTTAGCTAGAATTTTATCAAGACCATTCACTTGATTGAATTATTCATGAAGTATTTAAAAGGGTTTGTCATTTTCACCGTTGTTTTTCTAATTTTATGGTGCTTTAAATTTTATGATCAGCAGTTACCCACACAACCCCAGCAAGACAACATAGAGCTGTATGATTAAATAGTTTCTCTCAAAAATAAAAAGGCATGCACTCACATAAGCACATGCCTTTTTAATATTTAAATTAGGCTTTCTTTAAATCAAGCTTTTTCAAAACTTCAGCTACAGCAATCATAGCAAAGCTTGAAGTCACCACTACCGCTGAACCATAACCACCACAGCGTAAGCCCGCCGATGGGCAAACATCTGCACTAGAAAATGGATTATCGATTGAGTAAATACAGGTAATACCAAATTTCTCCTTTGGCTTTTTACAGATGCCGCGAGCACGAAGTTGACTCCGTAGCTTCGCTAACATCGGATCTTGTTCTGTTTTTGATAAATCCGCCACACGAATTTTAAGTGGATCAAGCTTACCACCTGCTCCGCCTGAAACAATCAAAGGAATTTTATTAAAACGGCAATGAAGCATTAAAGCCAGTTTTGCTTTAACATCATCAATACAGTCCAAGATAATATCGGGTACAGGATTTAAAAGTTCTGTGACATTCTCAGGTGTTAAAAAGTCATCAATAATATTAACTTTAATACGTGGGTTAATTTGGCGACAACGCTCCGCCATAATCTCAACTTTTTCACAGCCCAGAGTTGATGTCATCGCAGGTAACTGACGGTTTACATTTGATGCTGCAACCACGTCCATATCCACCAGAGTCAACTCACCAATACCTGTACGTGCTAGAGCTTCTACCGCCCAACTACCGACCCCACCAATACCAATCACCATCACATGACTTTTTTCATAGTGCTGGAACGATGAATCACCATAAACTTTGGCTACACCTGCAAAACGGCGGTCATATTCATCTTGTTGGAGATCGGTCATTGCTACTCTTTGGGGATATAAAACACGGAGAGTATTTTACTGCTTTTCAGAAGAAAGTGTATTTTAGATCAAAGAAAACTTGAGACTGTAATGTTTAAACTCACGATAAGTCTTATGATTATTAATCAAATTATACAGCTTAAGATTTAAACTATTATTTACTAATGTGACAGGCGGCATGGATGCCGCTCAGTTGGGCTGCGGTATAAGGATATACCGTCAGCCCGACAAAGGATTTTTGTTACTTTTTATCCTTAAAAAGTAAGGATACGCCTATATAGTCAACATTAGCCAAAGCGCCCTCATTACAAGGCTATGCAAACTTAGCCAAATTAACCAGCAATCAAATTCCGAAGTACATAATGCAAAATACCACCCGCTTTAAAGTACTCGACCTCATTTAACGTATCAATTCGACATAACACATTAAAATGACTTGCTACCCCATTTGACCCTTTCACATCAACCTCAAGAATTTCATGAGGCTGAATACCATCCGATAAACCACGAATCGAAATGACTTCATGACCCGTTAAGTTGAGGGACTGTCTGGTTTGTCCATCAACAAACTGTAATGGCAACACGCCCATACCCACCAAGTTTGAACGGTGAATACGTTCAAAACTTTCAGCAATGACAGCTTTTACACCTAATAAGTTCGTTCCTTTGGCAGCCCAGTCACGTGAAGAACCTGTTCCGTATTCTTTACCAGCAATAATCACAAGCGGTGTATGTTCTTGTTGGTAACGCATTGCCGCATCATAAATGGCAAGCTTCTCACCACTTGGCACATGTAGGGTATTACCGCCTTCTTCGCCGCCGAGCATTTCGTTTTTAATACGAATATTAGCAAAGGTGCCTCGCATCATGACTTCATGGTTACCACGTCGTGAACCATAAGAGTTGAAGTCTTTTGGCTCAACACCTTGCTCTTGTAAATATCGACCTGCCGGACTGTCTTTTTTGATATTACCCGCTGGTGAAATATGGTCGGTTGTTACCGAGTCACCAAGCACTGCCAAAATACGTGCCTGTTCAATATTCTTGATTGGTTTTGGTGGCTCACCAATTCCTTCAAAGAATGGCGGATGACGGATATAAGTCGAATCATCCGCCCATTCATAAGTTTTACTTTTTGGAATCTGAATGGATTGCCAGCTTTCATCACCATCAAACACCGCAGCATATTCTTTATGGAACATCTCTGTATTTACTTTCTGTAAGACAGCATCAATTTCTGCCTGACTTGGCCAGATATCTTTTAAGTAAACAGGTTGTCCATCTTTACCTTGCCCAATAGGTTGCGTAGTCAAATCGGTACGAATATTACCAACTAAACCATATGCAACCACCAAAGGTGGTGAAGCAAGCCAGTTTGTTTTGACTAATGGATGTACTCGGCCTTCAAAGTTACGGTTACCAGAAAGTACTGATGCTACGTTTAAATCATGGCATTGAATTGCGTCTTCGACTGGCTCAGGTAGTGGACCTGAGTTACCAATACAAGTCGTACAACCATATCCCACCAAGTTATAGCCCAACTCATCTAAATACGGCGTAAGCCCAGCAGCCAGCAAATAGTCAGTCACAACTTTAGAACCCGGTGCAAGAGAGCTTTTCACCCACGGTTTACGCTGCAAACCTTTTTCAATGGCTTTTTTTGCAAGTAAACCCGCCGCCAGCATTACACTCGGGTTAGAAGTATTGGTACAAGATGTGATGGCTGAAATAACAACATCACCATGATTTAATGGATAAGTTTGTCCTTCAATCACACAAGAAGGACTTTCATGTTGGATATTTGCTTTTTTTGCCTCGACAGCAGTGCCGCCACCGCCTTCATTTTCTAAACGCTCTTTAGCTTCTTTGGCTGGTTTTAAAGTTAACTCCATGAGCGCATTAAAGGTTTTCGGCACCTCTGATAAAAGCACTCGATCTTGTGGACGTTTTGGTCCTGCTAGACTTGCCTGAACCGTACTCATATCAAGACTTAAAGTATCTGTAAAGACAGGTTCATCACCCGCATTACGCCATAAACCTTGCGCTTTGCTATACGCTTCGACCAATTCAATACGATCACTTTGACGACCAGTTAATTTCAAATAACCCAAAGTCACCTCATCAATCGGGAAGAAACCACAAGTCGCACCATATTCTGGTGCCATGTTGGCAATGGTCGCTCGGTCAGCCAGTGGTAAATCAGCTAAACCATCACCATAGAATTCTACAAATTTACCCACAACTCCTTTTTGACGAAGCATTTGAGTAATAGTCAGCACTAAATCAGTTGCAGTAATTCCTTCTGGTAGTTTTCCTGTTAATTTAAAACCAATGACTTCAGGAATGAGCATCGAAATCGGTTGGCCCAACATAGCCGCTTCGGCCTCAATTCCGCCTACACCCCAACCTAAAACACCTAAACCATTAATCATGGTGGTATGTGAATCTGTACCCACTAAAGTATCTGGGAAAGCAAAAGTCTGACCGTTATCTTCACCTAGCCACACCGCTTGAGCCAAATATTCTAAATTGACCTGATGGCAAATACCCGTACCTGGTGGCACTACACTAAAGTTATTAAATGCAGATTGTCCCCAACGTAAAAATTGATATCGCTCACCATTACGCTGCATCTCAATTTGTACGTTTTCTTCAAAAGCCTGATCATCGGCAAAATAATCAACCATTACAGAGTGGTCAATCACCAAATCAACAGGAGATAGTGGGTTAATTTTTTCAGGGTCGCCACCCGCTTGCGCCATCGCTGCTCGCATTGCTGCTAAATCAACCACTGCAGGCACACCCGTAAAATCTTGCATTAAAACCCGTGCCGGACGATATTGAATTTCTTGATCTGAGGTGC from Acinetobacter pittii encodes the following:
- a CDS encoding tyrosine-type recombinase/integrase; protein product: MGSITARKSADGSVSYRAAIRINKKGYPAYSESKTFYSKKVAENWLKKREVEIQENPDILLGKEQLIDLTLSDAIDKYLDEVGSEYGRTKRYSLLLIKKLPIARNIITKIHSIHLAEHVALRRRGVPNLGLEPIATSTQQHELLHIRGVLSHASVMWGMEVDLSNFDKATAQLRKTRQISSSKVRDRLPTKEELIALTKLFAERWKLNKYGTKYPMHLIIWFAIFSCRREAELTRLWLQDYDSYNSSWKVHDLKNPNGSKGNHKSFDVLEPCKTIIELLLDNEVRSRMLRLGYDEQLLLPLNPKSIGKEFREACKILGIEDLHFHDLRHEGCTRLAEQSFTIPEIQKVSLHDSWGSLQRYVSVKSRRNVIQLEEVLRLIDET
- the acnA gene encoding aconitate hydratase AcnA; protein product: MAKYSNINSFNALQTLTVGSSNYQIFSLAQAEKTLGDIAKLPKSLKVLLENLLRFEDQHSVKTEHIHALAEWLKTRTSDQEIQYRPARVLMQDFTGVPAVVDLAAMRAAMAQAGGDPEKINPLSPVDLVIDHSVMVDYFADDQAFEENVQIEMQRNGERYQFLRWGQSAFNNFSVVPPGTGICHQVNLEYLAQAVWLGEDNGQTFAFPDTLVGTDSHTTMINGLGVLGWGVGGIEAEAAMLGQPISMLIPEVIGFKLTGKLPEGITATDLVLTITQMLRQKGVVGKFVEFYGDGLADLPLADRATIANMAPEYGATCGFFPIDEVTLGYLKLTGRQSDRIELVEAYSKAQGLWRNAGDEPVFTDTLSLDMSTVQASLAGPKRPQDRVLLSEVPKTFNALMELTLKPAKEAKERLENEGGGGTAVEAKKANIQHESPSCVIEGQTYPLNHGDVVISAITSCTNTSNPSVMLAAGLLAKKAIEKGLQRKPWVKSSLAPGSKVVTDYLLAAGLTPYLDELGYNLVGYGCTTCIGNSGPLPEPVEDAIQCHDLNVASVLSGNRNFEGRVHPLVKTNWLASPPLVVAYGLVGNIRTDLTTQPIGQGKDGQPVYLKDIWPSQAEIDAVLQKVNTEMFHKEYAAVFDGDESWQSIQIPKSKTYEWADDSTYIRHPPFFEGIGEPPKPIKNIEQARILAVLGDSVTTDHISPAGNIKKDSPAGRYLQEQGVEPKDFNSYGSRRGNHEVMMRGTFANIRIKNEMLGGEEGGNTLHVPSGEKLAIYDAAMRYQQEHTPLVIIAGKEYGTGSSRDWAAKGTNLLGVKAVIAESFERIHRSNLVGMGVLPLQFVDGQTRQSLNLTGHEVISIRGLSDGIQPHEILEVDVKGSNGVASHFNVLCRIDTLNEVEYFKAGGILHYVLRNLIAG
- the dusA gene encoding tRNA dihydrouridine(20/20a) synthase DusA, whose amino-acid sequence is MTINKTIETIKSPRISVAPMMDWTTKDYRFFARLFNPNVVLYTEMVTTGAILFGDAKRHLDYNAQEHPIVLQLGGSNPQELATCTKMAEDWGYDEVNLNVGCPSDRVQNNKIGACLMAEPDLVAECIHTMQKAVKIPVTVKHRIGIDDMQSYEEMLHFVDTVAATGCTYFVVHARIAILKGLSPKENREVPPLRYEDVYRLKQERPHLTIEINGGIKTFAETQAHLQHVDGVMIGREAYHNPYLLAELGQLWNLEAPDRFDIMEQMLPYIEQRMAEGAPLSIITRHILGLFQNLPGARKWRQALSGGNAKTLADVENAIQNMRAAMIRTEEYVKEQQV
- a CDS encoding pyocin activator PrtN family protein gives rise to the protein MGAFQLNTADYLFMKYRSMTVELMSIVQDYYPHLSKAEALRKANNQEFPFSVFKIDSSKRAPFLVHVKDLADILDKKYSEAAKDFATFHQ
- a CDS encoding LysR family transcriptional regulator yields the protein MVMLTLKQFQYFIKIVEEGSFTAASEKLFIAQSALSRQMKLLEEEIDFQLFDRTDKKVKLTAAGEVFYKKIKDNMHYLNEIIGVSKNIAEGKNRQIKIAHSSSIVLDDKKVQILKEMSLKQKINFEINTLSSEHQVLALLNGEIDIGLIRPPVRHTLDDVNVIKLYEEPLMMAVHIDHAKFANKEKVEVKDLKEEYFVSTPHSKRGGLSYLVSNLCLVAGFTPQKAPIQSRKISQLQLVAANIGVSIVPKEFQQILPAQVKLLPLTDQLSLSEVVLVYRKDHDEIIQHCAERIHQVFQLEEID
- a CDS encoding ThiF family adenylyltransferase, whose translation is MTDLQQDEYDRRFAGVAKVYGDSSFQHYEKSHVMVIGIGGVGSWAVEALARTGIGELTLVDMDVVAASNVNRQLPAMTSTLGCEKVEIMAERCRQINPRIKVNIIDDFLTPENVTELLNPVPDIILDCIDDVKAKLALMLHCRFNKIPLIVSGGAGGKLDPLKIRVADLSKTEQDPMLAKLRSQLRARGICKKPKEKFGITCIYSIDNPFSSADVCPSAGLRCGGYGSAVVVTSSFAMIAVAEVLKKLDLKKA
- a CDS encoding inovirus-type Gp2 protein, which translates into the protein MKSFNATAKPSLPPIAQFSGADRDAFLEQLKEDFSTFEWTTENGNTKTFKTSINHEVEKMISRIELIKFFQKQRPIAILTPIKSFKGKEQLCVEYAKDVPLSLKCQLTTIFVSARSGNYKMGIELQAFEDTFSELTKEEQYALYEFALINQCYTSEQAQAYVRALIKFQKLFAVRIQSTSIRKQLSNRASNRRRSKERCVQLVDTLLKIHSRILVVRVDLGLIRDPAKLQQLAISPNFAQVEHDSGFIQESFIRFYDASKHNQLKHALGYILRIEHTPTKGFHGHLYYFFNANDHREDITWGQYIAEKWKVATNNLGTAFICNMKKDEYRYRALGILEYTDHEMLKNLKATFDYICKNDQYFAFTNGEQIRSFRTSQIPKVPDTKLGRPRKFEQLNLLDSDQSDDAQVGGQ